In Silene latifolia isolate original U9 population chromosome 3, ASM4854445v1, whole genome shotgun sequence, a single window of DNA contains:
- the LOC141646440 gene encoding uncharacterized protein LOC141646440, protein MEMEMYRAEGEKVQSSLSILDFKSDLDLDEDDMDGVEVEPYIYHHLRVLPLVEIFKISVRSIFPGRFRVYGDIKVIDKHDHYSFSIYHRSESDPQFLVSGDNLSLTTGNNLDKNNAIIISSADNNNNNVFLQVDLVAFSDRFAASNKSWITLDRTLTHGKKDGWDEEYCSKTASSREKGNAFNLQVDYAIYPYAVTAIVNILFFSKDDDFDSLESKPEDDYYPDTGDDITDYTKNDFVGCVNLYGSVTSVSSNNGESQRTTSLFSKQIENYVNVRSGSFINLDRSVVVVPAYSSLQIETSLFDAENRSVLAEGRVEFRPRDLATAFAFKKDIIGINGRIRVQVVWNSPYYQLCRTNDDTGDMLETTLDSSSDEAPFKRHKVESDEWVLPWQPSDWVLPSNSMTDCLLEVYSVVVYSKEKPFKFYGSVHATTGWSSECILSIDKSSPLLCDKSGMPLIGRGARVDSFSVLDYRHLGLFVDFRDVSSGKVISHGYVSTGPLNIDSVAKRRVCSVVRGQQGFAAVHYSIFPTAVCAQVNIKLISKCVSGVIKGVISAVYGNFEPGRCYQDELFTNFLFYDKDDECAKVNYCNSTVPLLKHLISMPIDSFLIIKADIRVSHPDSDNLSSQGRKSIKGKAKFLKNEDSPRKIGEHDDCYLDVTVNYHIT, encoded by the exons atggagatggagatgtACAGAGCGGAAGGAGAAAAAGTACAATCCAG CCTAAGCATCCTGGATTTTAAATCGGATTTGGATTTAGATGAGGACGATATGGATGGTGTTGAAGTTGAACCATATATATACCACCATCTACGTGTTTTACCACTTGTTGAAATCTTCAAGATCAGCGTACGTTCCATCTTTCCTGGTCGATTCCGAGTTTACGGCGATATTAAGGTCATTGATAAGCATGATCATTATTCCTTTTCTATCTACCACCGCTCTGAATCCGACCCGCAGTTTTTAGTTTCCGGTGATAACTTGTCGTTAACCACTGGAAACAACCTGGATAAAAATAATGCTATTATTATATCATCtgcggataataataataataatgtcttTCTTCAAGTCGACCTTGTTGCCTTCTCTGACCGCTTTGCAGCATCTAACAAATCATGGATTACATTGGATAGAACGTTAACCCACGGTAAAAAAGATGGATGGGATGAAGAATATTGCTCTAAGACGGCTAGTTCACGCGAAAAGGGAAACGCCTTTAATTTGCAAGTCGACTATGCCATTTACCCATATGCAGTTACTGCAATTGTAAATATCTTATTCTTCAGCAAAGACGATGATTTCGACAGTCTTGAATCAAAACCGGAGGATGACTATTATCCTGATACAGGAGACGATATAACCGACTACACGAAAAATGACTTTGTCGGTTGTGTTAACTTATATGGGTCTGTAACATCTGTTTCTAGCAATAATGGTGAATCGCAAAGGACGACTTCGCTTTTTAGTAAGCAGATTGAAAATTATGTAAATGTTCGATCTGGGAGTTTTATCAATCTTGATAGATCGGTGGTGGTTGTCCCCGCTTATTCATCACTACAAATTGAAACCTCCTTATTTGATGCTGAAAACAGATCAGTACTTGCTGAGGGCAGGGTTGAATTCCGACCCCGAGACTTGGCCACTGCTTTTGCTTTTAAGAAGGATATTATCGGGATAAATGGACGCATACGTGTTCAAGTTGTTTGGAATAGTCCATATTATCAACTTTGCAGAACGAACGACGACACTGGGGATATGTTGGAGACTACCTTGGATAGTAGTAGTGATGAGGCTCCCTTTAAAAGGCACAAG GTAGAGTCTGACGAATGGGTCTTGCCTTGGCAACCGTCTGACTG GGTCCTTCCTTCTAACTCTATGACGGACTGTTTGTTAGAGGTGTATTCTGTAGTGGTTTATAGCAAAGAAAAGCCTTTCAAGTTCTACGGCTCGGTTCATGCCACAACTGGCTGGTCCTCAGAATGCATCCTCAGTATAGATAAATCCAGCCCTTTACTGTGTGATAAATCAGGCATGCCTCTAATAGGTCGAGGCGCTAGGGTGGATAGTTTCTCCGTGCTGGATTATCGTCACTTGGGTTTATTTGTAGATTTCAGGGATGTTAGTAGCGGAAAAGTTATCAGCCACGGCTATGTTTCAACTGGGCCTCTGAATATAGATTCAGTCGCCAAAAGGCGCGTTTGCAGCGTTGTTCGAGGACAGCAAGGTTTTGCCGCAGTACATTACTCAATCTTCCCGACAGCAGTATGCGCTCAAGTGAACATTAAACTAATCAGTAAATGTGTGTCAGGCGTAATTAAAGGGGTAATTTCCGCTGTATATGGTAATTTCGAGCCTGGAAGGTGTTACCAGGACGAGTTGTTCACGAATTTCCTTTTCTACGATAAAGATGACGAGTGTGCGAAagtaaattactgtaattccaccGTGCCATTGCTGAAACATCTTATATCCATGCCTATAGACTCATTTCTAATCATTAAAGCCGATATCAGGGTTTCACATCCCGACTCTGATAATCTGTCATCCCAAGGCCGTAAATCTATAAAGGGCAAAGCGAAATTCTTGAAGAATGAAGATTCTCCTCGGAAAATAGGCGAACATGATGATTGCTACCTCGATGTCACCGTTAACTACCATATAACTTAA